The following proteins are co-located in the Micromonospora viridifaciens genome:
- a CDS encoding GNAT family N-acetyltransferase, which translates to MSRRLVSLTLDTLEDLPRRCRRCVYWELDPVSADRACAAGDPGLEKEAWVSQTLLEWGSCGKLAYVDGMPAGFVMYAPPAYVPRSMAFPTSPVSADAALLMTANVVPAFAGGGLGRMLVQGVARDLTKRGIKAIEAFGDAKFGDDAEDDPTRACLAPADFFLSVGFKTVRPHPRYPRLRLELRTALSWKSDVEYALEKLLGSMSPETLLRPVRPAPATRAMG; encoded by the coding sequence ATGTCGCGACGTCTGGTCAGTCTGACCCTCGACACCCTCGAGGATCTACCCCGCCGCTGCCGGCGGTGCGTCTACTGGGAACTGGATCCGGTTTCCGCCGACCGGGCGTGCGCCGCCGGTGATCCCGGGCTGGAGAAGGAGGCCTGGGTCTCCCAGACGCTGCTGGAGTGGGGCTCCTGCGGCAAACTCGCCTACGTCGACGGCATGCCGGCCGGTTTCGTCATGTACGCCCCGCCGGCGTACGTCCCGCGCTCGATGGCCTTTCCCACCTCGCCGGTCTCCGCCGACGCCGCGCTGCTGATGACCGCGAACGTGGTGCCCGCCTTCGCCGGCGGCGGCCTGGGCCGGATGCTGGTCCAGGGGGTGGCCCGGGATCTCACCAAGCGCGGCATCAAGGCGATCGAGGCGTTCGGCGACGCCAAGTTCGGCGACGACGCGGAGGACGATCCGACCCGGGCCTGCCTGGCGCCGGCCGACTTCTTCCTCTCGGTGGGCTTCAAGACGGTCCGCCCGCACCCCCGCTACCCGCGGCTGCGGCTGGAGTTGCGTACCGCGCTGAGCTGGAAGTCCGACGTCGAGTACGCGCTGGAGAAGCTGCTCGGGTCGATGAGCCCGGAGACCCTGCTCCGCCCGGTCCGCCCGGCCCCGGCCACCCGCGCCATGGGCTGA
- a CDS encoding N-acetylmuramoyl-L-alanine amidase, with protein MRPIRPGDRGPAVAEIRTVLTGLDLLPPGDRDEFDPATERAVRAFQQSRGLSVDGRVGAETWRALDAARWRLGARTLYHAVPEPLIGEDVRSLQERLLEMGYDAGRADAIYGLRTARAVAQFQREMGLKPDGACGPHTMNTLRRLGRKVVGGRPQWLRESDAIRQAGPTLVGRTVVIDPGHGGTDPGEVVPDGPLRWTEADIVHDLASRLEGRLAAAGVRVQLTRGPSPEACLPDADRAQLANSLGADVFISLHTDGHANPAANGVATYHYGTDNGVTSATGERLAGLVQREIVARTGLRDCRTHAKTWDLLRLTKMPAVRVEVGYLTSPEDRGRLVDPRFRDRIVEAIVAAVQRMYFPIERDVPTGSIDVSELRAKVAAGTMAD; from the coding sequence GTGCGTCCAATCCGACCCGGTGACCGGGGACCCGCGGTGGCCGAGATCCGTACCGTGCTCACCGGCCTCGACCTGCTCCCGCCCGGCGATCGGGACGAGTTCGACCCCGCGACCGAACGCGCGGTCCGGGCGTTCCAGCAGTCCCGTGGCCTGAGCGTGGACGGCCGGGTCGGCGCGGAGACCTGGCGGGCGCTGGACGCCGCCCGCTGGCGGCTCGGCGCCCGCACGCTGTACCACGCCGTACCCGAGCCGCTGATCGGCGAGGACGTCCGGTCGCTCCAGGAACGCCTGCTGGAGATGGGGTACGACGCGGGCCGCGCCGACGCCATCTACGGGCTCCGCACCGCTCGGGCGGTCGCCCAGTTCCAGCGGGAGATGGGGCTGAAGCCGGACGGTGCCTGCGGCCCGCACACCATGAACACACTGCGCCGCCTCGGCCGGAAGGTGGTCGGCGGGCGCCCGCAGTGGCTCCGCGAGTCCGACGCCATCCGCCAGGCCGGACCGACCCTGGTCGGGCGGACGGTAGTGATCGACCCGGGGCACGGCGGCACCGACCCGGGGGAGGTGGTGCCCGACGGCCCGCTCCGCTGGACGGAGGCGGACATCGTGCACGACCTGGCCAGCCGGCTGGAGGGCCGGCTGGCCGCAGCCGGGGTACGGGTGCAGCTGACCCGCGGCCCCTCGCCCGAGGCCTGCCTGCCGGACGCCGACCGCGCCCAGCTCGCCAACTCCCTGGGCGCGGACGTCTTCATCTCGCTGCACACCGACGGACATGCCAACCCGGCGGCCAACGGGGTGGCCACCTACCACTACGGCACCGACAACGGCGTCACCTCGGCCACCGGTGAGCGGCTGGCCGGCCTGGTGCAGCGCGAGATCGTCGCCCGGACCGGGCTGCGCGACTGCCGTACCCACGCCAAGACGTGGGACCTGCTGCGGCTGACGAAGATGCCGGCGGTCCGGGTCGAGGTGGGCTACCTGACCTCGCCGGAGGACCGGGGCCGGCTGGTCGACCCCCGGTTCCGGGACCGGATCGTCGAGGCGATCGTCGCCGCGGTGCAGCGGATGTACTTCCCGATCGAGCGGGACGTGCCCACCGGGTCGATCGACGTGAGTGAGCTGCGGGCGAAAGTCGCGGCCGGCACGATGGCGGACTGA
- the trxA gene encoding thioredoxin — MGATKAVTDASFASDVLKSDKPVLVDFWAEWCGPCRKVSPLLEEIAGEMGDQVTIVKLNIDENPETARAYRVMSVPTLTVFKNGEPVQSIAGAKPKGELVKLIESVL, encoded by the coding sequence GTGGGAGCAACCAAGGCGGTCACCGACGCGAGCTTCGCGAGCGACGTGCTGAAGTCCGACAAGCCGGTCCTGGTCGACTTCTGGGCGGAGTGGTGCGGGCCGTGCCGCAAGGTCTCGCCGCTGCTCGAGGAGATCGCGGGCGAGATGGGTGACCAGGTCACCATCGTCAAGCTCAACATCGACGAGAACCCCGAGACCGCTCGCGCCTACCGGGTGATGTCGGTGCCGACCCTCACCGTCTTCAAGAACGGCGAGCCGGTGCAGTCCATCGCCGGCGCCAAGCCCAAGGGCGAGCTGGTCAAGCTGATCGAGTCGGTGCTCTGA
- the trxB gene encoding thioredoxin-disulfide reductase → MDEVRNLIIIGSGPAGYTAAVYAARANLKPLVIEGVQSGGALMTTTEVENFPGFADGILGPELMDNMRKQAERFGAEFLTDDVTRVELKDTGEVGSNTVSTVWVGETAYRAKAVILATGSAWRPLGVPGEQEYLGHGVSSCATCDGFFFRNQHIVVVGGGDSAMEEASFLTRFADSVTIIHRRDSFRASKIMAERALANDKIKVEWNTVVEEILGDDGKVSGVRVRNVHTGEAKVLDVTGVFVAIGHDPRSELFRGQVELDDEGYVQVQAPSTRTNIPGVFAAGDVVDHTYRQAITAAGTGCAAALDAERFIATLQG, encoded by the coding sequence GTGGACGAGGTCCGCAACCTGATCATCATCGGCTCCGGGCCGGCTGGCTACACGGCGGCGGTCTATGCCGCGCGCGCCAACCTCAAGCCGCTCGTCATCGAGGGCGTGCAGTCCGGTGGCGCGCTGATGACCACGACCGAGGTGGAGAACTTCCCCGGTTTCGCGGACGGCATCCTCGGCCCCGAGCTGATGGACAACATGCGCAAGCAGGCCGAGCGGTTCGGCGCCGAGTTCCTGACCGACGACGTGACCCGGGTCGAGCTCAAGGACACCGGCGAGGTCGGCTCGAACACGGTCAGCACCGTGTGGGTGGGCGAGACCGCGTACCGGGCCAAGGCGGTCATCCTCGCCACCGGCTCCGCGTGGCGCCCGCTGGGTGTGCCCGGCGAGCAGGAGTACCTCGGCCACGGTGTGTCCTCCTGCGCCACCTGCGACGGGTTCTTCTTCCGCAACCAGCACATCGTGGTGGTCGGCGGCGGCGACTCGGCGATGGAGGAGGCGAGCTTCCTCACCCGGTTCGCCGATTCGGTGACGATCATCCACCGCCGCGACTCGTTCCGGGCCAGCAAGATCATGGCCGAGCGCGCGCTCGCCAACGACAAGATCAAGGTCGAGTGGAACACCGTGGTCGAGGAGATCCTCGGCGACGACGGCAAGGTCAGCGGGGTCCGGGTCCGCAACGTGCACACCGGCGAGGCCAAGGTGCTCGATGTCACCGGCGTTTTCGTCGCGATCGGCCACGATCCGCGCAGTGAGCTCTTCCGCGGGCAGGTGGAGCTCGACGACGAGGGGTACGTGCAGGTGCAGGCGCCGAGCACCCGGACCAACATCCCGGGTGTCTTCGCCGCCGGCGACGTGGTCGACCACACCTACCGGCAGGCGATCACGGCGGCCGGTACGGGTTGTGCCGCCGCCCTGGACGCCGAGCGTTTCATCGCCACCCTGCAAGGCTGA
- the sigM gene encoding RNA polymerase sigma factor SigM, whose amino-acid sequence MGRGGHSIRPATGDDRPAGVSDLDLLRAHVAGDRDAFTELFHRHRDRLWAVALRTLADREEAADALQDALLSAHRAAARFRGDSAVTTWLHRIVVNACLDRIRRRQTHATVPLPDGVHTDGQPGRHTGGVEPAAPVRDHDTALVVRQALAGLPAEQRAALILVDVQGYPVAEVARILGVAEGTVKSRCARGRARLAVLLGHLRTGSDEVTDVPRVTGGNPRPPEGVGSTSGWSRPDASQEET is encoded by the coding sequence ATGGGTCGCGGCGGGCATTCGATCCGGCCGGCGACCGGGGACGATCGGCCGGCCGGAGTTTCCGACCTCGACCTGCTCCGGGCCCACGTCGCCGGCGACCGGGACGCCTTCACCGAGCTGTTCCACCGGCACCGGGACCGGCTCTGGGCGGTGGCCCTGCGTACGCTGGCCGACCGCGAGGAGGCGGCCGACGCGCTCCAGGACGCCCTGCTGTCCGCGCATCGGGCGGCGGCCCGGTTCCGCGGCGACTCGGCGGTGACCACCTGGCTGCACCGGATCGTGGTGAACGCCTGCCTGGACCGGATCCGACGGCGCCAGACGCACGCCACGGTGCCGCTGCCGGACGGGGTGCACACCGACGGGCAGCCCGGCCGGCACACCGGCGGGGTTGAGCCGGCCGCCCCGGTCCGCGACCACGACACCGCGCTGGTGGTCCGGCAGGCCCTCGCCGGGTTGCCGGCCGAGCAGCGGGCCGCGCTGATCCTGGTGGACGTGCAGGGCTACCCGGTGGCCGAGGTGGCGCGGATCCTCGGCGTCGCCGAGGGGACGGTCAAGAGCCGCTGCGCCCGGGGACGGGCCCGGCTGGCCGTGCTCCTCGGGCACCTGCGTACCGGCTCGGACGAGGTGACGGACGTGCCCCGCGTCACCGGGGGGAACCCCCGGCCGCCGGAGGGCGTCGGATCGACGTCGGGTTGGTCCCGACCGGACGCCAGCCAGGAGGAGACGTGA
- a CDS encoding protein kinase family protein produces MPSSTGPSIDTITEGGLVTQVGEGQEAEETAPPVMTFGAPTAGELLAERYELVEHINNDSAGRLVWRGVDVVLRRPVAVVLRYPGGDSATEMLQAAVAASRVIHPNLVGVYDAIDEADRAYVVREWVDGQSLRELVSADGPLDPGRATAIGSAIASALAAVHATGMVHGNVHPGTVMISDDGRVVLADARTDGEDSQENDLRAVGGVLYFALTGHWPHGEAPLRGATAGHGRAALPDAVRDASGAIAAPRQVRAGVPAYLDDLTMDLLDSEIAPPSSDVLAAELNRLDVPADDHFLEPAGPLLFTADTGEEPSPLAAAGGRKVALGIAGLLAVALVGLLVGISVLGDDKGAKPEQAANPATGAPSSGESAPAAAPVRKLTIQDVRIIDPQGDRREVRNAEKVIDGNDDEGWETDTYTRAKFGNFKPGMGVWIDLGAPHTVKSVQAVLSATGASAQLLAGTKDFPSTSKGDKDLLASYQQTVIGQPFEEHDGTKMIFNGFDPEKQYRYLLFWITELPKKDSGGGYKLGVQEITVTGS; encoded by the coding sequence ATGCCCAGCAGCACGGGTCCATCGATCGACACGATCACCGAGGGAGGACTGGTGACCCAGGTCGGCGAGGGTCAGGAGGCGGAGGAGACCGCCCCTCCGGTCATGACCTTCGGTGCTCCCACGGCCGGTGAACTCCTTGCCGAGCGGTACGAGCTGGTCGAGCACATCAACAACGACAGCGCGGGCCGGCTGGTCTGGCGCGGGGTGGACGTGGTGCTGCGCCGTCCCGTCGCGGTGGTTCTCCGCTACCCGGGTGGCGACTCCGCCACCGAGATGCTCCAGGCCGCCGTCGCGGCGAGCCGGGTGATCCACCCCAACCTGGTCGGCGTCTACGACGCGATCGACGAGGCCGACCGGGCGTACGTCGTCCGCGAGTGGGTGGACGGTCAGTCCCTGCGCGAGCTGGTCAGCGCCGACGGGCCGCTGGATCCGGGCCGGGCGACCGCCATCGGCAGCGCCATCGCGAGCGCCCTGGCCGCAGTGCACGCCACCGGCATGGTGCACGGCAACGTGCACCCGGGCACCGTGATGATCAGTGACGACGGCCGGGTGGTGCTGGCGGACGCGCGCACCGACGGCGAGGACAGCCAGGAGAACGACCTCCGGGCGGTCGGCGGAGTGCTCTACTTCGCGCTGACCGGGCACTGGCCGCACGGCGAGGCCCCGCTGCGGGGTGCCACCGCCGGGCACGGCCGCGCCGCGCTGCCGGACGCGGTCCGCGACGCCAGCGGGGCCATCGCGGCACCGCGCCAGGTACGCGCCGGGGTGCCGGCGTATCTCGACGACCTCACCATGGACCTGCTCGACTCGGAGATCGCCCCACCGTCGTCGGACGTGCTGGCGGCCGAGCTGAACCGGCTGGACGTCCCGGCCGACGACCACTTCCTGGAGCCGGCCGGCCCGCTGCTCTTCACCGCCGACACCGGCGAAGAGCCGTCGCCGTTGGCGGCCGCCGGCGGCCGCAAGGTCGCGCTGGGCATCGCCGGGCTGTTGGCGGTGGCCCTGGTCGGGCTGCTCGTCGGGATCAGTGTGCTCGGGGACGACAAGGGCGCGAAGCCCGAGCAGGCGGCCAACCCCGCCACCGGCGCGCCGTCCTCGGGCGAGTCGGCTCCGGCCGCCGCGCCGGTCCGCAAGCTCACCATCCAGGACGTCCGGATCATCGATCCGCAGGGCGACCGCCGCGAGGTGCGCAACGCCGAGAAGGTGATCGACGGCAACGACGACGAGGGCTGGGAGACCGACACCTACACCCGGGCGAAGTTCGGCAACTTCAAGCCCGGCATGGGTGTCTGGATCGACCTCGGTGCCCCGCACACCGTCAAGTCGGTGCAGGCCGTCCTCTCCGCCACCGGCGCCTCCGCCCAACTCCTCGCCGGCACGAAGGACTTCCCGTCCACCTCGAAGGGCGACAAGGACCTCCTGGCAAGTTACCAGCAGACGGTCATCGGGCAGCCGTTCGAGGAGCACGACGGCACCAAGATGATCTTCAACGGGTTCGACCCGGAGAAGCAGTACCGCTACCTGCTCTTCTGGATCACCGAGCTGCCGAAGAAGGACTCGGGCGGCGGATACAAGCTGGGCGTCCAGGAAATCACGGTCACCGGCTCGTGA
- the murJ gene encoding murein biosynthesis integral membrane protein MurJ has protein sequence MSGGLYRSANAHRGGQPPDDGATFISAEPLNQPGVEATAPPQEVVGETSAAANSAVMAIGSLVSRGTGFLRNLMIGAALGNAVGNVYTTALFLPNQVYEFLLGGVLTSVLIPVLVRRRKIDPDRGEAYAQRLLTLAVFALAAAALLAVISAPVLTAIYAAGKDATYKGLVNDLSYLMLPMLFFTGVSALIAAVLNTRGHFAAPMWAPILNNLVVIGVFGLYIGVYGAKALQPAQMTPGRILLVGGGTLLGVAVQAAGLLPALRRVGFRWKWRFDFRALGLRELARLGGWMFCYVGVNQLGLFVVVNLLTRAAGEDSKGETQAGLLIYNNVFLLLMMAHGIIAVSIITALMPRMSAAAGEGRFRDVTADLSRGTRMVTAVLAPVAVCYAVLAGPLSVVTFRYGAFTGENAVATSTVLLVAAVGLVPFAISQLFTFAFYALPDTKTPALVNIPVVALRVLLQIGLFLGFSATFAAAGMMLGNAISYVAAAVISAMLLRPRVGQIGLGEIMRTMGRVLVAALGAALVGLLVVKLLPGDPAHLSRLAAVVQLVVGGAVIGATYLGLAMVLRIGEITEVVGMVRRRLGR, from the coding sequence ATGAGCGGCGGGCTCTACCGCAGCGCGAACGCGCACCGCGGCGGCCAACCGCCGGACGACGGGGCCACCTTCATCTCCGCGGAGCCGCTGAACCAGCCGGGCGTCGAGGCCACCGCGCCGCCGCAGGAGGTGGTCGGGGAGACCAGCGCCGCGGCGAACAGCGCGGTGATGGCCATCGGCAGCCTGGTGAGCCGGGGTACCGGCTTCCTCCGCAACCTGATGATCGGCGCCGCCCTCGGCAACGCGGTCGGCAACGTGTACACCACGGCCCTGTTCCTGCCCAACCAGGTGTACGAGTTCCTGCTCGGCGGCGTGCTCACCAGCGTGCTGATCCCGGTGCTGGTCCGGCGGCGCAAGATCGACCCGGACCGGGGTGAGGCGTACGCCCAGCGGCTGCTGACCCTGGCGGTGTTCGCGTTGGCCGCCGCCGCGCTGCTGGCGGTGATCTCGGCGCCGGTGCTCACCGCGATCTACGCCGCCGGCAAGGACGCCACGTACAAGGGGCTGGTCAACGACCTGTCCTACCTGATGCTGCCGATGCTCTTCTTCACCGGGGTGAGCGCGCTGATCGCCGCGGTGTTGAACACCCGGGGGCACTTCGCCGCACCCATGTGGGCGCCGATCCTGAACAACCTCGTGGTGATCGGCGTCTTCGGCCTGTACATCGGCGTCTACGGCGCCAAGGCGCTGCAGCCGGCACAGATGACCCCCGGTCGGATCCTGCTGGTCGGCGGCGGCACCCTGCTCGGCGTCGCGGTGCAGGCCGCCGGCCTGCTGCCGGCGCTGCGCCGGGTGGGCTTCCGGTGGAAGTGGCGGTTCGACTTCCGCGCGCTGGGCCTGCGCGAGCTGGCCCGGCTCGGCGGCTGGATGTTCTGCTACGTCGGGGTCAACCAGCTCGGCCTCTTCGTGGTGGTCAACCTGCTCACCCGGGCCGCCGGTGAGGACAGCAAGGGCGAGACCCAGGCCGGGCTGCTGATCTACAACAACGTCTTCCTGCTGCTGATGATGGCGCACGGCATCATCGCCGTCTCGATCATCACCGCGCTGATGCCCCGGATGAGCGCCGCCGCGGGCGAGGGCCGGTTCCGCGACGTCACCGCCGACCTGTCCCGGGGCACCCGGATGGTCACCGCCGTCCTCGCCCCGGTCGCGGTCTGCTACGCGGTGCTGGCCGGCCCGCTCTCGGTCGTGACCTTCCGGTACGGCGCGTTCACCGGCGAGAACGCGGTGGCCACCTCGACCGTGCTGCTGGTGGCGGCGGTCGGCCTGGTGCCCTTCGCGATCAGCCAGCTCTTCACCTTCGCCTTCTACGCGCTGCCGGACACCAAGACCCCGGCACTGGTCAACATTCCGGTGGTGGCGCTGCGGGTGCTCCTGCAGATCGGCCTCTTCCTCGGTTTTTCGGCCACCTTCGCGGCGGCCGGCATGATGCTCGGCAACGCCATCTCGTACGTGGCGGCGGCGGTGATCTCGGCGATGCTGCTGCGTCCCCGGGTGGGCCAGATCGGGCTGGGCGAGATCATGCGGACCATGGGCCGGGTGCTCGTCGCCGCACTGGGCGCGGCCCTGGTCGGCCTGCTGGTGGTGAAGCTGCTGCCCGGCGACCCGGCGCACCTGAGCCGGCTGGCCGCCGTGGTCCAGCTGGTGGTCGGCGGTGCGGTGATCGGCGCGACGTACCTGGGGCTGGCCATGGTGCTGCGGATCGGCGAGATCACCGAGGTGGTCGGCATGGTGCGGCGCCGGCTCGGCCGCTGA
- a CDS encoding CCA tRNA nucleotidyltransferase: MSEASASHAADRRELTAAQRNAVAELLRVSPVADELGRRFARAGHELHLVGGSVRDALLGRLGEDLDFCTDAHPDQTIKIVRGWAESIWETGREFGTIGCQRDGLRLEITTFRAEAYDQVSRNPIVEYGTNLVDDLKRRDFTVNAMAVSVPDHRFTDPYGGLADLAAKVIRTPGTPRESFGDDPLRMLRAARFAAQLRFTVHPDVREAMTRMAADLDRITAERIRDEFTKLLCGADPITGLRLLVDTGLAERFLPELIGLKLEIDEHAQHKDVYEHTLTVVSNAMSLEEDGCDFVLRLAALMHDVGKPATKAVGPDGRVSFHHHEVVGARLTKARMKALRYPKDVIGQVVKLVALHLRFYGYGRGEWTDSAVRRYVTDAGDLLPRLHKLTRSDVTTRNRRKAAQLAADYDALEERIARIAAEEDLARVRPDLDGNAIMELLGVPPGPVVGKAWQHLKELRLERGPLDRDEAEAELLRWAREQGVLG; encoded by the coding sequence ATGTCCGAAGCTTCCGCCTCCCATGCCGCCGACCGTCGCGAGCTGACCGCAGCCCAGCGCAACGCCGTCGCCGAGTTGCTCCGCGTCTCACCGGTCGCCGACGAGTTGGGCCGGCGCTTTGCCCGGGCCGGTCACGAACTGCACCTGGTGGGCGGCTCGGTACGCGACGCCCTGCTCGGCCGCCTCGGTGAGGACCTCGACTTCTGCACCGACGCCCACCCGGACCAGACGATCAAGATCGTCCGGGGCTGGGCGGAGTCGATCTGGGAGACCGGACGGGAGTTCGGCACCATCGGCTGCCAGCGCGACGGGCTCCGGCTGGAGATCACCACCTTCCGCGCCGAGGCGTACGACCAGGTCAGCCGGAACCCGATCGTGGAGTACGGCACCAACCTGGTCGACGACCTCAAGCGGCGGGACTTCACCGTCAACGCCATGGCGGTCAGCGTTCCCGACCACCGGTTCACCGACCCGTACGGCGGCCTGGCCGACCTGGCCGCCAAGGTCATCCGTACCCCGGGCACGCCCCGGGAGTCGTTCGGCGACGACCCGCTGCGGATGCTGCGCGCCGCCCGGTTCGCCGCCCAGCTGCGGTTCACGGTCCACCCGGACGTCCGCGAGGCGATGACCCGGATGGCCGCCGACCTGGACCGGATCACCGCCGAGCGGATCCGCGACGAGTTCACCAAGCTGCTCTGCGGCGCCGACCCGATCACCGGGCTGCGGCTGCTGGTCGACACCGGGCTGGCCGAGCGCTTCCTTCCCGAGCTGATCGGGCTCAAGCTGGAGATCGACGAGCACGCCCAGCACAAGGACGTCTACGAGCACACCCTGACCGTGGTCAGCAACGCGATGTCGCTGGAAGAGGACGGCTGCGACTTCGTGCTCCGGCTGGCGGCGCTGATGCACGACGTCGGCAAGCCGGCCACCAAGGCGGTCGGCCCGGACGGCCGGGTGAGCTTCCACCACCACGAGGTGGTCGGCGCCCGGCTCACCAAGGCCCGGATGAAGGCCCTGCGCTACCCGAAGGACGTCATCGGCCAGGTGGTCAAGCTGGTCGCGCTGCACCTGCGCTTCTACGGGTACGGCCGGGGTGAGTGGACCGACTCGGCGGTACGCCGGTACGTCACCGACGCCGGTGATCTGCTGCCCCGCCTGCACAAGCTGACCCGGTCGGACGTCACCACGCGCAACCGGCGCAAGGCGGCCCAGCTCGCGGCCGACTACGACGCGCTGGAGGAGCGGATCGCGCGCATCGCAGCCGAGGAGGACCTGGCCCGGGTCCGCCCCGACCTGGACGGCAACGCGATCATGGAGCTGCTCGGCGTACCGCCGGGCCCGGTGGTGGGGAAGGCCTGGCAGCACCTGAAGGAGCTGCGGCTGGAGCGCGGCCCGCTGGACCGGGACGAGGCCGAGGCGGAGCTGTTGCGCTGGGCCCGGGAGCAGGGCGTCCTCGGCTGA
- a CDS encoding S8 family peptidase: MTLPGALRRSALARVALASVTAVLCAATGGTALASPSDPPREQVRGAGSADAVPGRYIVVLKDGKVSPGAVRANASALAGRHGGSVRRVFTKALNGYSASMSRKQAERLAADPKVAYVEQVRRYRATGTQISPPWGLDRIDQTTSRLDGRYTYPTTGAGVTAYIVDTGIDIAHPDFGGRAANGYDFVENDAVAQDCDGHGTHVAGTVGGRSYGVAKNVKLVAVRVLDCTGTGTTEQVVAGIDWVTKNAVKPAVANLSLGVPRIDRAVNDAVARSIASGVTYAVAAGNSGQDACYFSPAAVPAAITVGATDQMDVRAWFSNHGRCLDVFAPGVGVVSTAPGGRTAVMNGTSMAAPHVAGAAALLLETNPTWTPQQVRDRIVTTGTAGVVQDPMGSINRLLHVGPILPARGSYGIQSQAYLRHR, encoded by the coding sequence GTGACACTTCCTGGCGCGCTGCGCCGCTCCGCGTTGGCGCGTGTCGCCCTCGCCTCCGTGACAGCCGTCCTCTGTGCCGCCACCGGTGGCACCGCGCTGGCCAGCCCGTCCGACCCGCCTCGGGAGCAGGTCCGGGGCGCCGGCAGCGCCGACGCCGTGCCCGGCCGGTACATCGTCGTGCTGAAGGACGGAAAGGTCAGCCCCGGCGCGGTGCGGGCCAACGCGTCGGCGCTCGCCGGTAGGCATGGTGGCTCGGTCCGTCGGGTCTTCACCAAGGCCCTCAACGGCTACTCCGCCAGCATGAGCCGCAAGCAGGCGGAACGGCTGGCGGCCGACCCGAAGGTGGCGTACGTCGAGCAGGTCCGGCGCTACCGGGCCACCGGCACGCAGATCAGCCCGCCCTGGGGCCTGGACCGGATCGACCAGACGACGTCCCGGCTCGACGGTCGCTACACGTACCCGACCACCGGGGCCGGGGTCACCGCGTACATCGTCGACACCGGCATCGACATCGCCCACCCGGACTTCGGCGGGCGGGCCGCCAACGGCTACGACTTCGTCGAGAACGACGCGGTGGCCCAGGACTGCGACGGCCACGGCACCCACGTGGCGGGCACCGTCGGCGGCAGGAGCTACGGCGTCGCCAAGAACGTGAAGCTCGTCGCCGTGCGGGTGCTCGACTGCACGGGCACCGGCACCACCGAGCAGGTCGTCGCCGGCATCGACTGGGTCACCAAGAACGCGGTCAAGCCCGCCGTGGCGAACCTGAGCCTCGGCGTTCCCAGGATCGACCGGGCGGTCAACGACGCGGTCGCCCGCTCGATCGCCTCCGGCGTCACGTACGCGGTCGCGGCCGGCAACAGCGGGCAGGACGCGTGCTATTTCTCGCCGGCCGCCGTGCCGGCGGCCATCACGGTCGGCGCGACCGACCAGATGGACGTCCGGGCCTGGTTCTCCAACCACGGTCGCTGCCTGGACGTCTTCGCCCCCGGCGTCGGCGTGGTCTCCACGGCGCCGGGCGGCAGGACGGCCGTGATGAACGGCACCTCGATGGCCGCCCCGCACGTGGCGGGAGCGGCCGCGTTGCTGCTCGAGACGAACCCGACCTGGACGCCGCAGCAGGTGCGCGACCGCATCGTCACCACCGGCACCGCCGGCGTGGTGCAGGACCCGATGGGGTCGATCAACCGGCTCCTGCACGTCGGCCCGATCCTGCCCGCCCGCGGCTCGTACGGCATCCAGTCGCAGGCTTACCTAAGGCATCGCTAG